Proteins encoded together in one Orrella marina window:
- a CDS encoding ABC transporter substrate binding protein: MNRIVQRIPTGMASVKRCLWRRAPWRSQRCQQQHEQWVARKILARGVARPDSAGAESVLWWCRQFMWLGVVLFFGTSTVLAQPVFVIGESKIASHAALDADQAGFVAGLADSGFEEGRNLRVIRTDANGSMQAARRIAKDFLDQGVDLLHTISTPSTLAGLEYQADIPIVFSSVTDPISAGIVVAPVSAQQGVRDIHIGTGGESSGRNLTGVSDLWPVDMQMRLYHSACSRRHRCGVPFTTRLNQTQCVTSRGCGPLR, translated from the coding sequence TTGAACAGGATTGTGCAGCGAATCCCGACTGGTATGGCTAGCGTGAAACGCTGCCTGTGGCGGCGTGCGCCGTGGCGTTCTCAACGCTGTCAACAGCAACATGAGCAATGGGTCGCCCGGAAGATATTGGCACGTGGCGTTGCCAGGCCAGACAGTGCTGGCGCGGAATCAGTGCTCTGGTGGTGTCGTCAGTTCATGTGGCTTGGTGTTGTGCTGTTTTTTGGCACGAGCACTGTCCTGGCACAGCCGGTGTTTGTCATTGGCGAGAGCAAGATTGCCTCTCATGCCGCACTCGATGCTGACCAGGCGGGATTTGTTGCAGGTCTGGCCGATAGCGGATTTGAAGAGGGCAGGAATCTTCGAGTCATCCGGACCGACGCTAACGGCAGCATGCAGGCAGCCAGGAGAATCGCCAAAGACTTTCTGGATCAAGGGGTCGATCTTCTACATACGATCTCCACGCCGAGCACGTTGGCCGGTCTGGAATATCAGGCAGACATCCCGATCGTCTTCTCGTCTGTCACTGATCCGATCAGTGCGGGAATCGTTGTTGCGCCAGTCAGTGCACAGCAAGGTGTGCGCGATATTCATATTGGTACGGGCGGGGAGAGTTCGGGTCGCAACCTCACCGGCGTCAGTGATCTGTGGCCGGTTGATATGCAGATGCGACTGTATCACAGCGCATGCTCCCGTCGGCACAGGTGTGGGGTACCATTTACAACCCGTCTGAACCAAACTCAGTGCGTCACATCCAGAGGATGCGGGCCATTGCGATAG
- a CDS encoding GGDEF domain-containing protein, with protein sequence MRRIDVSLWVAVCLLLSSVSIGIYTDVRSIDTQRIKTAIDARLLRVQILNEAINNTLATTLFEENILRSANYLAQTDQLDQILREIRGLTAGMRMAAEAERLAQESERLQATRDLAIMLMNEERWLQARELLSSEEYLRARKISEISSELAITAVTSEVSEMSLWQERQRLGALWLILVAVLLLLWIGYRHSVGLRAQAGEQNRLREALAQANQELERRVEERTAQLREANERLEQLSMVDGLSGLANRRKFDQMLEQVWQRAKAEATPVALVMLDLDEFKAYNDLYGHQAGDACIQALARVLLSRSKRQDELAARYGGEEFALILPSYHLNAAQKAAESVRLAFAGLGLVHASSSCASVATISLGVAALIPGESSSVVDLIWLADQALYEAKHTGRNKVCVATGTDIVPTETTMNPAGTT encoded by the coding sequence ATGAGACGGATTGATGTCAGCCTCTGGGTAGCGGTTTGTTTACTCCTGTCGAGCGTCAGTATTGGCATCTACACCGACGTGCGCAGCATTGATACCCAGCGAATCAAGACCGCGATTGACGCGCGTTTGCTACGTGTACAGATCCTTAACGAAGCGATCAACAACACACTGGCAACCACTCTGTTTGAGGAAAACATTCTGCGTTCAGCCAACTATTTGGCACAGACTGATCAACTCGATCAGATTTTGCGTGAAATCAGGGGTCTGACGGCCGGCATGCGCATGGCTGCAGAAGCTGAACGACTCGCCCAGGAAAGCGAACGACTGCAGGCAACGCGTGATCTCGCCATCATGCTCATGAATGAAGAACGCTGGCTACAGGCCAGGGAACTCCTGTCATCGGAGGAGTATCTGCGCGCGCGCAAGATTTCGGAGATCAGTAGCGAGCTGGCCATCACTGCGGTCACAAGCGAGGTCTCAGAGATGTCGCTATGGCAGGAGCGTCAGCGCCTAGGTGCGCTCTGGTTGATTCTGGTGGCGGTGCTGTTACTGTTGTGGATCGGATACCGGCATTCTGTTGGCTTGCGAGCCCAGGCCGGGGAGCAGAATCGTCTGCGTGAGGCCCTTGCCCAGGCCAACCAGGAACTTGAGCGACGAGTCGAGGAACGTACCGCACAATTACGTGAGGCCAACGAACGTCTCGAACAGCTGAGCATGGTTGACGGATTGAGTGGACTGGCCAATCGGCGCAAGTTCGATCAGATGCTGGAGCAAGTGTGGCAGCGAGCGAAGGCTGAGGCAACGCCGGTTGCCCTTGTCATGCTGGATCTGGATGAGTTCAAGGCTTATAACGATTTATACGGTCATCAGGCCGGTGATGCGTGTATTCAGGCGCTTGCCAGAGTGCTGTTGTCACGCAGCAAGCGTCAGGATGAACTGGCGGCACGCTACGGTGGCGAGGAATTCGCACTGATCCTTCCTTCGTACCATCTGAACGCCGCGCAAAAGGCGGCCGAGTCGGTTCGTCTGGCATTTGCAGGACTCGGCCTGGTGCATGCTTCGTCGAGTTGTGCGTCGGTTGCAACGATCAGCCTCGGTGTGGCTGCCCTGATTCCCGGCGAATCCTCAAGCGTTGTGGACTTGATATGGCTGGCCGACCAGGCTCTCTATGAAGCAAAACACACCGGCCGCAACAAGGTATGTGTCGCCACCGGCACGGACATCGTACCCACCGAGACAACCATGAACCCGGCAGGTACGACATAG
- a CDS encoding TlpA disulfide reductase family protein: MDRAISLGPLALSLNILIWMGSLWFGLWVASRVARRHAVHMYWQTYAVLVLGLTAARLGFVVQHLDTYLANPITILNIRDGGWQPWAGFAAVAFLMVVAALRRSPQARPIAAGLATVLLLGMGTTTGMRLTSHQTPELASFSVADMNGQSLDLQTFHGKPLVVNLWASWCPPCVREMPVLQQAQLAHPDVAFVFLNQGESVHQIQTFLDRHHMVFDNLLLDRTGEVGRAYGSQLLPTTLFFDANGKLVDLRLGELSKATLAQRLEQISH, translated from the coding sequence TTGGACCGTGCCATCTCTTTAGGCCCTCTCGCCCTTTCACTGAACATCCTGATATGGATGGGCTCGCTCTGGTTCGGACTCTGGGTTGCATCCCGAGTCGCGCGCCGTCACGCTGTCCACATGTACTGGCAGACTTATGCCGTGCTGGTCCTTGGCTTGACCGCAGCCAGGCTGGGGTTTGTCGTCCAGCATCTGGATACGTATCTGGCAAATCCGATCACAATTCTGAACATTCGTGATGGTGGATGGCAACCATGGGCTGGTTTTGCGGCTGTGGCCTTTCTGATGGTTGTGGCCGCCTTGCGTCGCAGTCCGCAGGCTCGCCCGATTGCTGCAGGACTGGCAACTGTGTTGCTACTTGGAATGGGAACAACAACCGGCATGAGACTGACGAGTCACCAGACGCCAGAACTCGCATCATTCTCTGTCGCGGACATGAACGGGCAGTCCCTCGATCTGCAAACATTCCATGGAAAGCCGCTCGTGGTCAATCTCTGGGCGTCCTGGTGCCCACCGTGCGTGCGAGAAATGCCAGTACTGCAACAGGCGCAACTGGCACATCCGGACGTGGCGTTTGTATTTTTGAATCAAGGGGAGTCTGTTCACCAGATCCAGACGTTTCTCGATCGCCACCACATGGTGTTCGACAATTTACTACTCGACAGAACTGGAGAGGTTGGGCGAGCTTACGGCAGCCAACTGTTACCTACAACCTTATTCTTTGATGCGAACGGAAAACTGGTGGACCTTCGCCTTGGTGAGCTATCAAAAGCGACGCTTGCGCAAAGACTGGAGCAGATATCGCACTGA
- a CDS encoding NAD(P)/FAD-dependent oxidoreductase, protein MTEQDGDQACTRSGNPTGAADVAVIGAGIVGVCTAYELRKRGQRVILIDKAEPGQGCSFGNSGAISPSSVTPLAMPGVLASVPRMLGKPDSPLFLPWWYLPSAAPWLIRFVMAARPHIVRQSAASLARIHTAAVQRHECLAREVGVPELVLRRGHLHLYRDQSALDADHAAWDLRAQHGYTFSRLSRQALQALEPRAPERYKVAMFLEDQATILNPYRYVRAIFAQFLARGGESSRAEVRALRRDGEGLWEIVTDARPIFTRQVVVAAGIWSRALLEPLGIRLHMETQRGYHVQFTHRESPVSRTVILTDHKVFLTPMEDGLRIGGTVEFAGTQAQPNEHRARILLRVAQENFSELVDKPHQTWMGHRPCMPDTVPVMGPADAFVSDNADKLPGLWVATGHGHLGLTDSVGTASLIADGVCSAANSGLKTRAGQAQYG, encoded by the coding sequence ATGACTGAACAGGATGGCGATCAAGCGTGCACGCGGTCAGGCAATCCAACTGGCGCTGCTGACGTTGCCGTCATCGGTGCTGGAATCGTCGGCGTCTGCACGGCCTATGAACTGCGCAAGCGAGGCCAGCGGGTCATTCTGATCGACAAGGCGGAGCCGGGGCAAGGTTGCAGCTTCGGCAATTCTGGCGCGATCAGTCCGAGTTCAGTGACGCCTCTGGCAATGCCGGGTGTGCTGGCATCGGTTCCCAGGATGCTTGGCAAACCTGACAGCCCCTTGTTTCTGCCCTGGTGGTATCTGCCTAGCGCTGCGCCATGGTTGATCCGTTTTGTGATGGCTGCGAGGCCGCACATCGTGCGTCAATCAGCAGCCAGCCTGGCTCGCATACACACGGCTGCTGTCCAGAGGCATGAGTGCCTGGCCAGGGAGGTCGGTGTTCCGGAGTTGGTGCTACGGCGCGGGCATCTGCATCTTTATCGTGATCAGTCCGCTCTGGATGCTGACCATGCGGCGTGGGACCTCCGGGCTCAGCATGGCTACACGTTCAGCCGCCTTTCCAGGCAAGCGCTTCAGGCGCTCGAACCCCGGGCGCCTGAGCGCTACAAGGTAGCCATGTTCCTTGAGGACCAGGCAACGATTCTCAATCCCTATCGTTACGTTAGAGCGATTTTTGCGCAGTTCCTGGCCAGAGGTGGGGAATCGTCGCGGGCTGAGGTGAGAGCGCTCAGGCGCGATGGCGAAGGGCTGTGGGAAATCGTTACCGACGCACGACCGATCTTCACACGCCAGGTCGTGGTTGCCGCTGGAATCTGGTCGCGCGCATTGCTTGAGCCGCTCGGCATCCGGCTACACATGGAAACCCAGCGTGGCTATCACGTACAGTTCACTCATCGCGAATCGCCGGTCTCCAGAACGGTCATTCTGACTGACCACAAAGTATTTTTGACGCCAATGGAGGACGGACTTCGGATTGGAGGCACGGTCGAGTTCGCAGGCACTCAAGCGCAGCCTAACGAACATCGTGCCCGGATTCTACTGCGTGTTGCTCAGGAGAATTTCAGCGAGCTTGTCGACAAGCCACATCAGACCTGGATGGGGCATCGGCCCTGCATGCCTGACACGGTTCCTGTCATGGGCCCGGCCGATGCCTTTGTATCAGATAACGCTGACAAATTGCCGGGTTTGTGGGTCGCTACAGGCCACGGCCATCTGGGATTGACCGATTCGGTCGGAACGGCCAGCCTGATTGCCGATGGGGTTTGCTCAGCCGCTAACTCCGGCTTGAAGACGCGCGCAGGACAGGCACAATACGGCTAG
- a CDS encoding ABC transporter substrate-binding protein — MRHIQRMRAIAIELGLVLLEATIDDSSQVYAAAQSLLPRVEAFVITSDNTTVNNLDALIDFAKEHQTPVFAGDVDSVRLGAVAAFGMDYFLVGYAAGRKAGLILQGVKPVDIPWGPLANFSFVINRQTAREQGLNIDPRMLKIADEVLDSDSDIRDGLSAMPGARGEPGAKDMAS; from the coding sequence GTGCGTCACATCCAGAGGATGCGGGCCATTGCGATAGAGTTGGGACTTGTCCTGCTCGAAGCCACTATCGATGATTCCAGTCAGGTCTACGCAGCCGCACAGTCTTTGCTGCCCAGGGTGGAGGCGTTTGTCATCACCTCGGACAATACTACAGTCAACAACCTTGACGCGTTGATTGATTTTGCGAAAGAACACCAGACCCCTGTCTTTGCTGGTGATGTCGATAGCGTACGCCTGGGCGCCGTGGCTGCCTTTGGCATGGATTACTTTCTGGTGGGGTATGCCGCAGGTCGTAAGGCAGGATTGATTCTTCAAGGCGTGAAGCCGGTGGATATCCCGTGGGGACCGCTTGCCAACTTCAGCTTCGTGATCAACCGGCAAACCGCTCGCGAGCAGGGGCTGAACATTGATCCCCGGATGCTCAAGATTGCAGATGAGGTTCTGGACTCCGATTCAGACATTCGCGATGGACTGTCAGCCATGCCAGGGGCGAGGGGCGAGCCTGGTGCCAAGGATATGGCATCATGA
- a CDS encoding MBL fold metallo-hydrolase, producing the protein MIFRQLYDTTSSTYTYVLADETARKALIIDPVFGQVDRDLALLHELGLTLELVADTHAHADHITAAWLLKQKTGCTIASAEVINAEHVDLYLKDGDTFGVPGVTLRALSTPGHTDGCMSFVMNDESMVFTGDALLIRGCGRSDFQQGSAHKLYQSITGKLFALPDRCVVYPAHDYQGRTVSSIDEEKQFNARVGDGANETDFVQYMQAMKLPHPKMIDEAVPANLRSGAPEDGRLPVTPDWAEIHLTYAGVPELDFEWLEHHLDDVTVLDVRLPAEIKDCPVHARLVDVHIPLNELNDRIGEIPKDKPVVALCRSGRRSSLAVTILKQNGFEKVASLSHGLRQIA; encoded by the coding sequence ATGATTTTCAGACAGTTGTATGACACGACTTCTTCGACTTACACCTATGTGCTGGCAGATGAAACTGCACGCAAGGCTCTGATCATTGATCCTGTATTTGGTCAGGTTGATCGAGATCTCGCGCTCTTGCACGAACTCGGTTTGACGCTGGAGCTGGTTGCTGACACCCACGCGCACGCCGATCACATCACGGCGGCCTGGCTGCTCAAGCAGAAAACAGGATGCACGATTGCTTCTGCCGAGGTGATCAACGCTGAGCATGTTGATCTTTATCTGAAAGATGGTGACACGTTTGGTGTGCCAGGGGTGACGCTTCGAGCGCTCTCCACCCCGGGGCACACAGATGGCTGCATGAGTTTTGTGATGAATGATGAGTCGATGGTCTTCACCGGTGATGCTTTACTGATACGGGGGTGTGGTCGGAGCGACTTTCAGCAAGGTAGTGCGCACAAGCTCTATCAGTCCATCACCGGCAAACTCTTCGCTTTGCCAGACCGTTGCGTGGTGTATCCGGCACATGACTACCAGGGCCGAACGGTAAGCTCGATTGATGAAGAGAAGCAGTTCAACGCCCGTGTCGGCGACGGCGCAAATGAAACTGATTTCGTGCAGTACATGCAGGCCATGAAGTTGCCCCACCCCAAAATGATCGATGAGGCAGTGCCCGCTAACCTGCGTAGTGGCGCGCCAGAAGATGGCCGCCTGCCTGTCACCCCGGACTGGGCTGAGATTCATCTTACCTACGCAGGGGTGCCCGAGCTGGACTTCGAATGGCTTGAGCATCACCTCGATGATGTGACGGTTCTTGATGTGCGTCTGCCTGCCGAGATCAAAGACTGTCCGGTGCATGCGCGATTGGTGGATGTTCATATTCCCCTTAACGAGTTAAATGACCGCATCGGTGAAATCCCGAAAGACAAGCCGGTGGTGGCACTTTGCCGCTCGGGCCGGCGTTCGTCCCTGGCTGTGACGATCCTCAAACAGAATGGTTTTGAGAAGGTCGCCTCGCTCAGTCATGGGCTCAGGCAGATCGCCTGA
- a CDS encoding ligand-gated ion channel — MTLSGMDPVETEFADRVAIRCADGSLIFRYGLMIGLLLLSLLVACPAKADITPPNPDGPTIVTVDMWIDDINDINLSSGTFDLTAQFGMRWNDPRLAYDSEVDRPRIWMSSRAEQQLKSIWYPVLDVSGEKGLSSARVYWLAIWPNGDVEIREKFTAHPRFDGELHYFPFGSLDLSMALSSAAMDNKQVWFELGELTPKDDLQAVDRILHGNWYPTEVNWSVSAQPGFAHSKRSFAQIDLNILVNYDAHDGVQKVLLPLIVIALVSWGLLWIDLTFQAAYTSPRIGGTTTLILTTIALKFVLNRELPVVHYFTLSDVLFNTTIIMLSVSLLASCLIVGLLVDGKPEPAKRINILVRRYYAVAYVLLLLVSIPLFIG; from the coding sequence ATGACATTGTCGGGTATGGACCCCGTTGAAACGGAGTTTGCAGATCGCGTCGCAATCAGATGCGCAGATGGTTCCTTGATTTTCAGGTACGGGTTGATGATCGGTCTGCTCTTGCTGAGCCTGCTGGTTGCCTGTCCTGCAAAAGCGGATATCACGCCGCCCAATCCTGACGGCCCGACCATTGTTACGGTTGATATGTGGATTGATGATATTAATGACATCAATCTGAGTTCCGGAACTTTTGATCTGACCGCCCAGTTTGGCATGCGCTGGAATGATCCCAGACTGGCCTACGACTCAGAGGTGGACCGACCGCGCATCTGGATGAGCTCCCGAGCCGAGCAGCAGCTTAAGTCGATCTGGTATCCAGTACTGGATGTTAGTGGAGAGAAAGGGCTGTCCTCTGCACGGGTTTACTGGCTGGCGATCTGGCCAAACGGCGATGTTGAAATCAGGGAGAAGTTCACGGCACATCCCAGGTTCGATGGTGAGTTGCACTATTTCCCGTTTGGCTCGCTGGATCTGAGTATGGCACTGTCTAGTGCTGCCATGGACAACAAGCAAGTCTGGTTTGAGCTCGGAGAGCTCACCCCCAAGGACGATCTGCAGGCGGTCGACCGCATACTGCACGGCAACTGGTATCCGACTGAGGTCAACTGGTCTGTCAGTGCACAGCCCGGATTTGCCCACTCGAAACGCTCATTTGCCCAGATTGATCTGAACATTCTGGTTAATTACGACGCGCATGATGGCGTCCAGAAAGTTCTGTTGCCGCTGATCGTGATTGCGCTGGTGTCGTGGGGGTTGCTGTGGATCGATCTGACGTTTCAGGCGGCGTACACCTCGCCCCGTATCGGTGGAACCACGACGTTGATTCTGACCACGATTGCCTTGAAATTCGTGCTCAACAGGGAGTTGCCTGTGGTGCACTATTTCACACTGTCGGATGTGCTCTTCAATACCACCATCATCATGCTCAGTGTCAGCTTGCTAGCGTCCTGCCTGATTGTGGGGCTGTTGGTGGATGGCAAACCCGAACCCGCAAAACGGATCAATATTCTGGTCAGGCGATATTATGCAGTCGCGTATGTGTTGTTGCTGCTGGTTTCGATTCCCTTGTTTATTGGTTAG
- a CDS encoding heavy metal translocating P-type ATPase encodes MDCPAEEGQIRGALKEVSEIRSLQFDLTARTLEVDAPESVWDEVATRITSLGMPCRRLETIQSVEQARNLQRQELFRAIAALGIAVVAELIHLMAADTIAWKATGMGFAAFAIGLAGFGVLRKGWFALTHAKININALMTVAVVGAFLIGDWPEAAMVMALYSIAELIEARAVSRARNAIKGLLNLAPMQAEVRQRDGSWARTGVQSVRPGAVVRVRPGERFAFDGTVLKGHSSADQSAITGESVPVEKSSGDPVFAGTVNQYGELEFEVDKPASDTVLARIIHVVEQAQSARAPIQRFVDRFAAVYTPAVFVIALLVAIGGPLAFGIAWSDSIYKALVLLVIACPCALVISTPVTIVSGLTSAARMGVLIKGGVFLERAHHLTHIALDKTGTLTRGKPEMVASQILSQTQSEHTVLKIARALAGRSDHPVSLAIAKGLTVHGSDPEQSSQDGIHHFSAEPGRGVVARVETALKSDDSGESRVMTYRLGNHRWMHELGLCTEQVEIILNGYEAQGYTLSLLADDRSVLAVFAVADTIRESAREAVNQLQALGVKVVMLTGDNALTARKIAGQAGIVEVRSELLPQDKLDAIRDMQETAGPVGMVGDGINDSPALASADIGFAMGQAGTDIAMEAADVVIMNDDLRRVSRTIELSRKVNQVLWQNISLALGIKAVFLVLAIFDHATMWMAVFADMGASLLVVLNGLRLIRSSPISGQSGGVTGRYDSLEAGRVG; translated from the coding sequence ATGGATTGCCCGGCTGAGGAGGGGCAGATCCGTGGTGCACTCAAAGAAGTGAGTGAGATTCGATCCTTGCAGTTTGACCTGACCGCCAGGACACTGGAAGTTGACGCGCCTGAATCAGTATGGGACGAGGTGGCCACCCGGATTACTTCGCTCGGGATGCCTTGCCGCCGACTCGAGACGATCCAGTCGGTAGAGCAGGCGAGAAACCTGCAGCGTCAGGAACTGTTTCGAGCCATTGCTGCGCTTGGCATCGCTGTTGTAGCTGAACTGATTCACCTGATGGCGGCTGACACCATAGCGTGGAAGGCGACTGGTATGGGCTTTGCAGCATTCGCCATTGGTCTGGCCGGGTTTGGGGTATTGCGCAAGGGTTGGTTCGCCTTGACTCATGCAAAGATCAACATCAATGCCTTGATGACCGTGGCGGTTGTCGGAGCGTTCCTGATCGGAGACTGGCCCGAAGCCGCCATGGTGATGGCTCTGTACAGCATTGCCGAACTGATCGAGGCCCGCGCTGTATCGCGTGCGCGCAATGCAATCAAAGGCCTCCTCAACCTTGCACCCATGCAGGCAGAGGTGCGACAGCGTGACGGGAGCTGGGCAAGGACAGGTGTTCAGTCAGTTCGGCCCGGGGCGGTGGTTCGTGTCAGGCCAGGTGAGCGCTTTGCGTTTGATGGCACTGTTCTCAAAGGACACAGCTCTGCCGACCAGTCTGCTATCACAGGTGAGAGCGTCCCGGTCGAGAAGTCTTCCGGTGATCCGGTTTTTGCCGGGACGGTCAACCAGTATGGAGAGCTGGAGTTCGAGGTTGACAAGCCTGCCAGCGACACGGTGCTGGCTCGCATCATTCATGTCGTTGAGCAGGCCCAAAGTGCACGCGCACCGATACAGCGATTCGTGGACCGGTTCGCGGCAGTCTATACACCAGCCGTGTTTGTGATCGCTCTTCTGGTAGCCATAGGGGGGCCATTGGCGTTTGGGATTGCCTGGTCCGACAGTATCTACAAGGCACTGGTGCTACTGGTGATTGCCTGCCCCTGCGCATTGGTGATTTCGACACCGGTCACGATCGTTAGTGGACTTACATCCGCCGCCAGGATGGGGGTGCTGATCAAGGGAGGTGTTTTTCTTGAGCGCGCTCATCATCTCACGCACATTGCGCTGGACAAGACTGGAACGTTGACGCGAGGCAAACCCGAGATGGTGGCCAGTCAGATTCTGAGCCAGACTCAAAGCGAGCATACTGTTCTGAAGATCGCGCGAGCCCTGGCCGGGCGGTCAGATCATCCGGTGTCTTTAGCGATAGCGAAAGGGTTGACAGTGCACGGGTCCGACCCGGAGCAATCAAGCCAGGACGGCATACATCACTTCTCGGCCGAACCCGGAAGGGGGGTGGTAGCAAGAGTCGAAACCGCGCTCAAGAGCGATGACTCGGGGGAGTCTCGTGTGATGACCTATCGCCTGGGTAATCACCGCTGGATGCACGAGCTGGGTTTGTGCACAGAACAGGTTGAGATCATTCTGAACGGCTATGAAGCACAAGGCTACACTTTGAGCCTGCTGGCTGATGATCGGTCCGTGCTGGCTGTCTTCGCGGTCGCCGATACGATCAGAGAAAGCGCTCGTGAGGCTGTCAATCAACTTCAGGCTCTTGGGGTTAAGGTTGTGATGCTCACAGGCGACAACGCATTGACCGCCCGAAAGATCGCCGGGCAAGCGGGCATAGTCGAGGTTCGCTCGGAGCTCTTGCCACAGGACAAGCTGGATGCGATACGAGACATGCAGGAAACCGCAGGGCCTGTCGGTATGGTGGGTGACGGCATCAATGACTCGCCAGCGCTGGCTAGTGCAGACATCGGATTTGCCATGGGGCAGGCCGGTACGGACATCGCAATGGAGGCAGCCGATGTGGTCATCATGAATGATGATTTGCGTAGGGTGTCGCGCACGATTGAGCTGTCCAGAAAGGTTAACCAGGTACTTTGGCAGAACATTTCTCTCGCTCTGGGTATCAAAGCGGTTTTTCTGGTGCTTGCCATTTTTGATCACGCAACCATGTGGATGGCGGTGTTTGCAGACATGGGAGCCAGCCTGCTGGTTGTACTGAACGGATTGCGACTGATTCGTTCGTCACCCATATCTGGACAGTCTGGTGGTGTGACGGGAAGATATGATTCTCTGGAGGCAGGACGCGTGGGTTAA
- a CDS encoding class I SAM-dependent methyltransferase, which yields MVFGDSVRNQTGSARKFQALAAAMLAGAFLTAPAQASETAASSTTFEPTVGQSGKDVVWVPTSQSLVNQMLDLARLTPDDILVDLGSGDGRTVITAAQRGSTARGVEYNPDMVAISRKAAQDAGVTDRATFIHGDIFETDFSDADVLTLFLLPSLNVKLRPTILDMKPGTRVVSNSFAMGDWDADKSINVTEGCSSYCTALLWIVPANVQGTWGLSGQKLELSQMYQKLQGKLIDAGQDTLITDASLDGENIEFKVNGKHYVGKVDGDTMGGMIDGSQVWAAVRESTEVAGGPPKPWFGQ from the coding sequence ATGGTTTTTGGAGATAGCGTACGAAATCAGACAGGATCTGCACGAAAATTTCAGGCGCTTGCTGCTGCAATGCTAGCCGGGGCATTCCTGACCGCTCCTGCACAGGCAAGCGAAACAGCGGCTTCCAGCACGACGTTTGAGCCCACGGTGGGTCAGTCGGGCAAGGATGTGGTCTGGGTGCCGACTTCCCAGTCCCTGGTAAACCAGATGCTTGATCTGGCCAGACTCACGCCAGATGACATTCTGGTTGATCTCGGCTCAGGTGACGGTCGAACGGTCATCACGGCGGCGCAACGTGGATCGACTGCGCGAGGGGTTGAGTACAACCCCGATATGGTTGCCATCTCCAGAAAAGCTGCCCAGGATGCGGGCGTGACGGACCGCGCGACATTTATTCATGGGGATATCTTCGAGACGGATTTCTCGGATGCAGATGTTCTGACGCTGTTCCTGCTACCGTCGTTGAACGTCAAGCTGCGTCCGACCATACTGGACATGAAGCCTGGCACCCGTGTGGTCTCCAATTCGTTTGCCATGGGTGACTGGGATGCTGACAAGTCGATCAATGTCACAGAAGGATGCTCAAGCTACTGCACGGCGCTTTTGTGGATCGTTCCGGCCAATGTTCAGGGAACCTGGGGTCTTTCAGGGCAAAAGCTTGAGTTGAGCCAGATGTACCAGAAGCTTCAAGGCAAACTGATTGATGCCGGCCAGGACACACTCATCACGGATGCCAGCCTCGACGGAGAAAATATTGAGTTCAAAGTCAATGGCAAACACTATGTCGGCAAAGTTGATGGTGACACGATGGGTGGCATGATTGATGGCTCGCAAGTCTGGGCAGCCGTGCGGGAGTCGACGGAGGTCGCGGGCGGCCCACCCAAGCCTTGGTTTGGACAGTAG
- a CDS encoding YaiI/YqxD family protein — MNVWVDADACPVVIKEILFRAAKRWEVQVTLVANQMLRVTPSPWIRSVQVERGFDVADQYIVSRANPGDLVVTGDIPLAAEVLAKGGMALSPRGEMFDSDSIGQRLQMRDMLQELRDAGIQTTGPATLSHSDRREFANALDGLLNVRHRKQRARPT, encoded by the coding sequence TTGAATGTCTGGGTTGATGCTGATGCGTGCCCCGTAGTTATCAAGGAAATTCTTTTTCGGGCGGCCAAGCGCTGGGAGGTCCAGGTGACACTGGTCGCAAACCAGATGTTGAGGGTCACGCCTTCTCCCTGGATTCGGTCGGTTCAGGTCGAGCGGGGATTTGATGTCGCGGACCAGTACATTGTCAGCCGCGCGAATCCGGGTGATCTGGTCGTGACAGGAGACATTCCGCTAGCGGCAGAAGTGCTCGCAAAAGGTGGCATGGCCCTCAGTCCCCGGGGCGAAATGTTTGACTCTGACTCGATTGGGCAACGACTGCAGATGCGGGACATGTTGCAGGAGTTGCGTGATGCTGGCATCCAGACGACGGGTCCTGCAACCCTTAGCCACTCAGATCGGCGTGAGTTTGCCAACGCGCTCGACGGGCTGCTCAACGTGCGTCATCGCAAGCAGCGTGCCAGACCAACTTGA
- a CDS encoding peptidylprolyl isomerase has translation MSQASARHILVDSEEKCAQLKTEIENGADFAEVARANSRCPSGREGGALGSFGRGVMVREFDEVVFSAPVGEVQGPVKTQFGFHLLEVTERQD, from the coding sequence ATGTCACAAGCTAGCGCACGCCACATTCTCGTAGACTCTGAGGAGAAATGTGCTCAGCTGAAAACAGAAATCGAGAATGGTGCAGATTTTGCGGAAGTGGCTCGTGCCAACTCCCGTTGCCCGTCAGGTCGTGAAGGGGGCGCGCTCGGCTCGTTTGGTCGCGGTGTGATGGTTCGTGAGTTCGACGAGGTGGTCTTCAGTGCACCGGTCGGCGAGGTCCAGGGACCGGTCAAGACCCAGTTTGGCTTTCACCTTCTCGAAGTGACTGAGCGTCAGGACTGA